Sequence from the Xiphophorus couchianus chromosome 23, X_couchianus-1.0, whole genome shotgun sequence genome:
cacaacaaacacaaaataaaccaagTCAGATAGACGTTCCGGTTTTGCTACAGTTTGAGttgtaataaaacacaaagcgGATTCCGGGACTTCAAAGAACGTGAAGCATATTGTTTATCCTTCTGACACACGACACCTCCCTGGAGATGTCTTACGCCACAGCATTCTGCGGGTTATGTAACAACAAAGCAGATACATGTGCAGGTTGCAGTGACGGACTCTTTGTTTCGCCCTGCAGCTGGTGCATGAGAACGCGCGGCGAGTTCTGGAGGGCCGGTGTCGCCCCAGAGGCAGCAGGGAGAAGCTGCTCGCTCTGTTCCCGTCTGCCAGCGGCGCCGTCCAGCCCTTCCTGTGGAGGGACCAGCCGATCCCCGCCCGGCTCCTCCTCTACCCACCGCCGTTTGGCTTCAAAGGGCTTAAAGGCAAAGTAGAGAACCTGCTGACGCTGGTGAATGAAAATACCATCTAGGGAGGTTTTACTGTTAACTCAGAAGAGCCACAGTCCAACTTGCATGGTTTCAGTTGTTAGTGCAGCGCCTGAAGTTGCGTAGTAAAATTTAATCTCTGTTCACAAAATGCACTTTCTACAAAGGAAGCTACAGATATCTGAGCATTAGCATCAGCCGATACAGAAAACTAATGCTGaattgactgaaaacatttcctttttataaaaaacacagacataaatgtactaaatTACGCATTTATTTGCTAAATCTGCACAAGTGCAgctcacttaaatacaccaatgaCTTCGGAAGCTTTGGTCGCCATGTAAAAACAagacaactttaatttgttcagtcagttcaattaggagtagaacagccaatgtaaaaataaaagatcaacTGAAGCTGATTAAAGAACAACAAtaggtcaaacatgtaaaaaatgaactgcaacaaaccttttttcaaatagtttataAAGTGCAATCAGGGATTCTAAATataatgctaaaataaataataaagcaagacGGGAAAGAATtggactgaatagatctgctctTATTGATCAGGCACATGGTCACCGATGTCTGGTctagagtttgttttttttcaatatcaagGCAAATGCAGATAATATCAGATCGTTATATGTCAACTACTGAGGAGGACAGGcacattaaaaagcaaaaactcacAAGAAACCGTACAACCAACCATAGCGTCTCTGCTATTGGTTGATTGGGTCATCTTAGGTTTTGCTGTCTGCAGCCTCAGTGGATTCTGGTTAAAGCCACAAAGTCTCTCAGAACGTTGGACCTGATCAGCTCTCTGTGCTTCCAGCTGCCAGCGGCCCACCCTGACCCGGGACCAGAGGAGGCTGCCGGGAAGTGTCGCCGCTGTGTGGTGGTGGGGAACGGGGGCGTGCTGAAGGGCCTGGAGCTCGGTCAGCAGATCGACCGTTTCCACACCGTAATCAGGTCCGTCTTCGCTTTCGCTTCTGGTAGTTCTGCAGGACCAACTGGATTCTGCACTCACACTGAGACCTCCTGGTTTTTGTTTCCCGTGGCAGCttaattaattacaattaatgaaacgattaattgtgattactCGACTATTGCAAATAAttgttaactaatttagtaatcccTTCATTATCTGGAGaatacagactaaaaaaaggccatttgctggaAAAATACAGAGCAGtaattcaatcaaaaacattttgcatttaagatttagaaaaaaaacttttttttgtaaaaaaatatatatatatatatctgctATTAAGCTACTTTTGCTACATTGCAATGATTTTTAGTTAAGCaaacttttcacattgatgttagaagtataaattatttttgaccctGGTACTACCTGCAAATCCACTCCTGTGGATTTGGGTCCGCTATCACATTACGTAAAGccatttgttacaaatttggGCTTTGTAATGGATGCAAATTTTAAGTTGGATAAACAAATCAGTGCCGTTGTGAAAACgagctttttccatttgaggCGGCTTGCTAAGATTAGGAATATTGTAccagtggattattttgaaatattaatccatGCTTTTATCACAACACGACTGGATTACTGTAACTCCTTATATGTGGGTGTCAGCCAGTCTTCTTTGTCCCGTCTTCAGCTGGTCCACAATGCGGCTGCTCGGCTCTTAACTGGATCACGGAAGAGAGAACATGTTACCCCGATTTTATATTCTCTGCATTGGCTGCTGGTACATTTCAGAgtgcattttaagattcttttatttgtatttaaatctttaaatggccTTGCTCCCTCAtatctctctgagctgctacatatacactgtcctcctcgagctcttagatcagcgagccaaatgaacctggaggtgccgaggacttccaggaggcagagaggagacagggcgtttgctgttgcagctcccaaactttggaattctttacctatgttggtaaaacaggccccctctttagcaatttttaaatctgctcttaagacttacctttttcggttggcctttgattcagtttgagatgctgcttttctgtaattatctgggtatgtttatgtattatatagagTGTTTTATGTCACTGCACTGttggtttttatgtgttttaattttaattttgatctttatttgtttaatcttgtgattgtacagcactttggtcagtggtactgttttaaagtgctatataaataaacttgccttgccttaCCTTGCCTAAAATGATCAAGTGCACACCAAAGGAATGCTGTGGTATtgcattttatgcaataaaatgtttattatttcaaaaagaaattaaatagtttAGTTGCATCGCttaagcgaagctctcgatttaccggtcgatctacgttcccaccctcatctatggtcatgagctttaggtcgtgaccgaaagaacgagatcgtgGATACAAGCGGgtgaaatgggttttctccgtagggtggctgggctctctcttagagatagggtgagaagctcagtcatcctggagggactcagagtagagctgctgctccttcacatcgagaggagccagttgaggtggctcaggcatctggtcaggatgcctcctggacgcctccctggtgaggtgttctgggcacgtcccaccgggaggaggccccggggaagacccaggacacgctggagggactatgtctctcggctggcctgggaaaaccttgggattcccccagaggagctggaacaagtggctgcagagagagaagTCTGGACCTCCCtcctgaagctgctacccccacgacccgaccccggataagcggaagaagatggatggatgagttgTATCGCTTAATGTATAATAAATGTGGCCAAATAAATTGGCACATTTTTTCgtctgattaatcgattaatcgtcagaatagcTGGtcaaataatcattagttgcgcCTCTAATGGTAACAAACTCCAATCTTGCTCCTGTTTTACgaaacattttgactttctcctcctctctctgtgtctgtcaGGTTGAACAGCGGCCCACTGGGAAAGCACACGGGCGACGTGGGGAATCGAACCAGCATCAGGATGAGTTATCCTGAGGGCACGCCCCTCCGCTGGGCGGACACAGACCCTCATTCCGTGTTCGTGGCTGTGATCTACAAAGGCGTTGACCTCAGCTGGATCTCAGGCATGATCAGGAAGCTCGGCGTGGTGAGTGGCTGGAGCGTTGGCTTCACCGTCGTCGTTATCTTGTTCTCTGTTGTGAGCCAGCAAGATAAAATccgtattttattttcatattcatCTCCTGTACGGAAATCTGACTGACAAACATTTGGTTTGGTTGGATAAATGACTAAACGTAggcattgatttttaaaatttttttatttctccccaGTCATATAAGTTCTGGCACGTCTAACGTAGATCTGCAAGAGGTTTCTGAGTGTTCTATAGCGCTAACCCAACATGCATAGGTTTTGTCTTTTGAGCCGACCCAGTCGAGTGACGTTTTTCCAACGTGCGACGAGGACAGCGTTTCCTCTTTAGCAATCAaagtgctgctttgtgttgcagaCGTTTTGGGACTGGTTCTTCTTCTGGCAGAGGGTTCCACAGGAAATTCCTCTAGATCCCTCAAGGTTCCGACTTCTGAATCCCGACGTCCTCAGGCAGACTGCCTTGGACTTCCTGGAATACCCTAAACCCAGGTGGCGCCCATGGGGCTGGGACCAGGTACTGCTCAGTTCAAACCATTACCTGAGGAATCAGGGTGGAGGAAAAACGGGACAACATTTAGACAattggattttaaatttttttttttcatttttaatagcTCTAAAACATTctggaaaaaaacttaaagtgaTCAAAACATTAGTAGTAATATCTGATCCACTCAGGATCACCAGCTGTAGGTTGGTGAAGCTCAATCTGATGTTCAAAGAGAAAGTTGGAGTGCAATTTAGTTTTAAGAGGAGGCTTTAGATGTACCGTTCTAACACTGCAAAGATGAAATCAAAAGGCCTCATCTGACTTAACATTTTGTCTCTGCAGACCtcatgctttctttttaaatgaagacGTGTCGCCCCCTTGTGTTATGTTTTGTGAACTGCAGCATTTAAATCAAAGTCATTGCACAGAAATGACGTCACTCATTAAACGGTGCGTCCTGGCCACTTCTAGCAGACAGGGGGGGAACAAAGTGAGCTCAGCAAAAGAAATGACATCAGGAACGAGTCAAAGGTGCTGCTAAAAGCCAAATTTCTCTTGATTTTAGAGCTACAGTATCTCAACAAGTTATTGACATGCtgagagacacaaacacaatatGAAATGTAGTTTTCATTGAACTTTATCTCCAAATGTAATATTTGGACCgcaactaatatttttttagtaattgattactCTGAAAACCGATTAATTggacaaaaatttttttttacttttcatttatcCAGTTAAGCATTTTTACACattattaaatatatgaattaagagaatattttattgcctaaaatgcaattaTGTAGCATTCCTCTTGTGAATGTTTGATAATCtgtagcagttttttttctttcttgaatgCAATGTTATATATTTGAGTAgtttaacgattaatcgattacaaAATTGGTTGAGAATATTTTACAGCggttgattaatcacgattaattgtttcaagcCTAATGTTATGCTTTTGTCTAATTCCCCAAAAGGCCATTTAAAggtaataaattataaattgtgGAGGAAGTCCTGTCTTCAGCTCTATGTCCTCCTGCTGCAGAACATCAAGTATTTCAAGTTAAATACTTGAAATACCTGACCTTTAGTCAGGTATTTCAAAAATACCTGACTAACCTGGTAGACCTGAGAAACTAAAGGTCTGAAACAGACCTTTAGTTTCTCACTACAAAGGAGTTGTGGCTTATGCACATACATACATCAGTGTCAGAGCTACTAGTGATAAGCCCATAAAGATAATTCACTAGAGTCGAGGTCAGTTCTGTAAATCgcgtttcacattttttaattagagTGTGCTTAAAGTTGAAAGTACAGGGTGATTAAACCTGAAGAATCTTAATTTCCTCGCAGAATGTACCGACACTGGGCGTGACCGCACTGAGCTTAGCCAGCCTGCTGTGTGACGAGGTCAGCCTGGCGGGATTCGGCTACAACCTgtcccagcagggggcgccgctGCACTACTACGACAGCCTGCCCACGAGCGtcatgcagcagcagaacatgCACAACGTGGACAAAGAAACTCAGTTCCTGCACAGACTGGTGAGAGAGGGGGTCGTTAGCGACCTGACCGGAGGAATCCACTGCTCCTTCTGCTCCAGCTGACCCCATCCTGAAGGTATTTCACTGCACTTTCACTTTGCTGAAATGCACGAGCATAGGACAAAGAAGAACTAAGAGATTTTATGGTATTATGGTCATAATTTATACTTCCGTTTCAGATTTCCTGACAGATATTTGAAGCATAATttcagataatttatttttatgttgtgaaaGCTGTTCGCCATTCAAATATTGCAATTTTCAGGTGTGTGAGAACTCACacataaaaggttttattttgtttttaataaacagagTTATTTGTTGTTAAACATTATGTTTTTGGTGTATAAAATCATTTCGTGTTGatttcacaaagaaataaaatatgtagaagAATACTAGTCATGTGTGCGTCTCTGGTTTATTTGTCCTAAACCAACTGgattctttttgtttggttCCTGTACATTTAATTCATTCCCACCAGTTAATTCACACCTCAACCAGCGTATGACCTACATTTTATACCACTACTGTGTAATATTAGGTTGTAACACCTGTGATGTCCAGCAGCTAAGAAATCCTACCAAGTCTGACTGCTTCTTCAGTCAAAAATAGCTAATGACCTGGTGATGTTTATAAGCTCCAAACCTCACATTAAAGGTGCTACAATCGGTTCACATTGCACAAGATCTGAGGGTGTGCAGTCGTATGCACACAGGCCAGGACACTCCTAGTTAAATATTAGCTTTTATGAGCTTCCTGGCAACACGCTGTCCCAGGCGCAGCCCAGGCCTTTGTAATACTCTCACTGTAACTGGGCAGTAAATTCCCAGTGGAGATAAGAGTAGCAATAAATAGCTGCATTCGGTTTGGCACTAAGATGGATGAGGTTTTTGTTTcccagaaataaaatcatttttgctgcAGCTGTACAGCATAAAACAAACCCCCCCACtggaaaatttatttcacaaaacatgcagacaagagaaaaaagagatCTGATGGTCCTATATGCCTCGTGTGATGTCATTAGTGGAAGCTGGTTTAGGCAAGGTAGATCTTACCTTAAGTAAATATGAATATgctggaaaacaggaaaaaacagtTAACCATGAcgtgttatatttatatttaacacgTCATAGCGAGGATGGCTCTGAGTTGTTTTATGGAAGTCTGGTTagtaactttaaaataaaacagccgCCGGTGGAAGTTATCTCCGTCATTAACGAGAAATTGAAAATTGTGCCTTGCGCGTTc
This genomic interval carries:
- the st3gal5 gene encoding lactosylceramide alpha-2,3-sialyltransferase codes for the protein MRGTGCLRARGLRASAGRPEVIAGPTADDNMKFSLRCPAHRQVWSVLIVLALLVLVISSLLLMQTRTEEPFQFHVNSAHKQLVHENARRVLEGRCRPRGSREKLLALFPSASGAVQPFLWRDQPIPARLLLYPPPFGFKGLKGKVENLLTLLPAAHPDPGPEEAAGKCRRCVVVGNGGVLKGLELGQQIDRFHTVIRLNSGPLGKHTGDVGNRTSIRMSYPEGTPLRWADTDPHSVFVAVIYKGVDLSWISGMIRKLGVTFWDWFFFWQRVPQEIPLDPSRFRLLNPDVLRQTALDFLEYPKPRWRPWGWDQNVPTLGVTALSLASLLCDEVSLAGFGYNLSQQGAPLHYYDSLPTSVMQQQNMHNVDKETQFLHRLVREGVVSDLTGGIHCSFCSS